TGGCCGCCCTCGTTTTGGAAGTGGGCAGCCCCACGGATCACCTCACCATCCTGGCCCGGGAATACCAGGTGCCCACCCTGGTGGGACTGAAAGGGGCCGCCCGCCGATTGACCCCGGGGGAGTGGGTCACCGTGGATGCCGACCGCACCCGGATTTATCCCGGCAGGCACCCGGTGGTAGCGGAAAGACCGCGCCGGGATGGGGCCGAAGGCCGGGAGCGCTCCCGGAGACTGAGATACCGCCAGGTGCTGCGGCAGGTGGTGCCGTTGCACCTCCTTGACCCGCACAGTCCGGAATTCCGGCCGGAAAACTGCCGCTCTGTCCATGACCTCACCCGCTTCTGCCATGAGAAGGCCATGGAGGCCATGTTCACCCTGGAGGTGGGGAACCTTGGCCAGATGGGCGGCGTGCGGCGCCTGCAAGCCGATCTCCCCTTCACTCTTCTCGTCTTGGATTTAGAGGGCGGCACCACCGGTTCCGACCCCCAGGCGCTCAGGGAGGAAGAGATCACCCACCTGCCTTTGCGGGCCCTGCTCCAGGGCTTCCGCCACCCGGGGCTTGCCGGCCTGAGCCGGGCCGCTCCCGATCTCAGCGGCTTTTTGTCCATCGTCGCCAACACCGTCTATGACCCCGCCAAAGCCGAAGGCGAACTGGGGGACGCCAGCTTCGCCCTGATCGCGGAGCACTACCTGCATTTCAGCTCCCGCCTGGGCTACCACTTCGCCCTGGTGGACGCCTACCTCGGGCCGGAAAGCAACGATAACTACCTGGCGGTGCAGTTCCAGGGGGGGGCCGCCTCGGGCGACCGCCGGGCGCGCCGCCTGCGTCTGCTCACGGCCATCCTTACCGACCTGGGTTTTGAGGTGGAACTCAACGGCGAGCTTCTCCAGGCCCGCCTGGTCAAGCCCCCTCAGGAGGAGGGCGCCGCCATCCTGAAGCAGGTGGCCTGTCTCCTGGCCTTTTGCCGCCAACTGGACGTGGCCCTCACTTCCGAGACCGCCCTTGAGCATTACCTCGACGCCTTCCGCCGGCAGGAATTCCCCCTGGCTCTCTAATTTGAGGGCCGTCCGCCGGTTTGGCTCCGGCTCTCCCAGGTCCGGTCCCGTTAATTGCCCTCACGTTAACTTTCCCCTCAGGCTTGTTCCTCTCCCGGGGTTGCCGGATGACCAGGTGTCCGGCTCTTCCCTGTGAGCCGGACGCGGGATACCCCTTTCGGCTGCATTGTGGTTTTTTCCGACAAAATAATTTCAAATAAATCCAATAAGTTAAGGGGATTGGGCCAAATCTGTCGCCTTATCCGACACTTTCTGGAGCCCCAAGGAGAAGAATTATAAAAAATTATAAATAATTTCAAATAATTATATTTCTGAAGCGGTTGGCACAAGCCTTGCCTACATAAAGGGCAGCCCCGGCCGGCCAGCCCATGGCCGAGGCCACACTCCGTGTCGGGAGTCCGGATGATGGAAAGCCTGACCGCTGAGGGGCTGGTCCCCTCCACCGCCCTGCCGGCGCGCCTGGCGGCGCACTTCAGTGTCCCTCCCTCCGTCTGCTATCAGTGCAAAAAATGCTCCGCCGGCTGTCCTCTGACCTTTGCCATGGATCTTCTGCCGGATACGGTCATCCGGCTGGCCTTGCTGGGCCAGGAGGAGAGCCTCTTGTCCTGTCGCACCATCTGGGTGTGCGCCTCCTGCGTCACCTGCACCACCCGTTGCCCCAACGGCATTGACATTGCCGGGGTGATGGACTGGCTGAAAGAAGAGGCGCTACGTCGGGGGGTGGCGGTGCCGCAGCCCGAGGTGGCCACCTTCCACCGCTACTTCCTGGAGAGCATCCGCAAGGGCGGCGGCCGCCTCTCGGAGACCGCCCTGATGCAGCGTTACACCCTGTTTCAGCTCCGGCGGCGCCCCGACTTGAAGGAGCTGGTGCGCCAGCTCAAGCTGGGCTGGGAGCTCTTCCGTCGCCGGCGCCTGCGCCTCTTGGGCCCCCCGGCCCTCAAGGGGCGGGCGGACATCCGGGCCATCTTTCAGAAAGCGGGGGCATAAACGAGCCATGCAAGTGAGCTATTATCCCGGCTGTTCCCTGGAGGGCACTGCGGCGGATTATGCCGCCTCCATCCAGGCGGTAGCCCCTCTGTTGGGAGTGGAGCTCCTGGAGCTGGAGGATTGGAACTGCTGCGGCGCCAGCGCCGCCCATAGCATCAACCATGAGCTGGCGGTGGCCCTGCCGGGGCGCAACCTGGCCCTGGCCCGAGAGCGGGGCCTGGATGTGGTGGTGCCCTGCGCCCTGTGTTTCAACCGCCTCAAGGCCGCCGAAAAAGAGACGGCCGCACCCACGGCCCGCCAGGTGAAGATCTGGGACCTGCTGGATTTCCTCACCCAGGAGACTTTTCTCACCCAGATCTCCCGGCGGCTGGCCAAGCCCCTGACGGGTCTCAAGGCGGTGGCCTACTACGGCTGTCTCTCGGCCCGGCCGCCCCAGATCACCGACAAAGCGGACTGGGAAAACCCCA
The DNA window shown above is from Desulfobaccales bacterium and carries:
- a CDS encoding 4Fe-4S dicluster domain-containing protein; protein product: MMESLTAEGLVPSTALPARLAAHFSVPPSVCYQCKKCSAGCPLTFAMDLLPDTVIRLALLGQEESLLSCRTIWVCASCVTCTTRCPNGIDIAGVMDWLKEEALRRGVAVPQPEVATFHRYFLESIRKGGGRLSETALMQRYTLFQLRRRPDLKELVRQLKLGWELFRRRRLRLLGPPALKGRADIRAIFQKAGA
- a CDS encoding CoB--CoM heterodisulfide reductase iron-sulfur subunit B family protein, with protein sequence MQVSYYPGCSLEGTAADYAASIQAVAPLLGVELLELEDWNCCGASAAHSINHELAVALPGRNLALARERGLDVVVPCALCFNRLKAAEKETAAPTARQVKIWDLLDFLTQETFLTQISRRLAKPLTGLKAVAYYGCLSARPPQITDKADWENPTAMDRLLEALGAEAIDWSYKTDCCGAGLAVARPDIIDTLVGRLYERALAAGAECFVVSCQMCQANLDLTQSRISEKAGKRYYLPVFYFTELLGLALGHPEAAGWLRRHLVDPRPLLTAKGLL